A region from the Brassica napus cultivar Da-Ae chromosome C8, Da-Ae, whole genome shotgun sequence genome encodes:
- the LOC106419805 gene encoding transcription factor PIF3 has protein sequence MPLFELFRLSKAAQDNNTSPPVDEVVELVWENGQVSTQSRSKNIPPPHQGTSSRPREIGNASKTTVMDEIPMPVPSLMTGLSQDDDFVPWLNHHHQSLDGYCSDFLQEEDMALFQRRNNGNESAPPPPAAASSSQYNGFQSHSLYGTDRAREPLVTTSNKPGLINFSHFLRPATLGKSTNNNADRSKEKSPQSPPKVFQTKVLGAKEVLNDSVASAMAKDSQKACLVSEDSGRKEQESEKAVVCSSVGSGNSLDGPSESPSLSVKRKHSDVQDIDCHSEDVEGESGDGRKEAAPSRTGTGSKRSRSAEVHNLSERRRRDRINEKMRALQELIPNCNKVDKASMLDEAIEYLKSLQLQVQIMSMASGYYMPPVMFPPGMGHYPAAAAAMAMGMGMPYAMGLPDMSRAGPSVNHGPQFQVQGMQQPVGMAIPRVSGGGFFTGSSSTMEMNKSDNGSTRDLSGGTKDETTTENNNGLRPIKRKQTSSDQFCGSS, from the exons ATGCCTCTGTTTGAGCTTTTCAGGCTCTCCAAAGCTGCTCAAGACAATAACACTTCTCC ACCTGTAGATGAAGTTGTTGAGCTTGTTTGGGAGAACGGTCAGGTTTCAACTCAAAGCAGATCAAAGAACATTCCTCCACCACATCAAGGAACCTCTTCTAGGCCTAGAGAGATCGGAAACGCCTCAAAGACGACGGTGATGGACGAGATCCCTATGCCAGTACCTTCTCTGATGACGGGTTTGAGTCAAGACGATGACTTTGTCCCATGgctgaatcatcatcatcaatcctTAGATGGATACTGCTCTGACTTCTTACAAGAGGAGGACATGGCGTTGTTTCAGAGAAGAAACAATGGCAATGAAtcagctcctcctcctcctgctgCTGCTTCTTCCTCTCAGTATAACGGCTTTCAATCACATTCTCTCTATGGAACTGATAGAGCTAGAGAACCGTTAGTAACCACAAGCAACAAGCCTGGTTTGATCAACTTTTCGCACTTCTTGCGACCTGCCACTTTGGGGAAGAGTACTAATAACAACGCTGATAGATCTAAAGAGAAGAGTCCTCAAAGCCCACCTAAAGTGTTTCAGACCAAAGTTCTTGGAGCTAAAGAGGTTCTCAACGATTCTGTTGCCTCTGCTATGGCTAAGGATAGCCAAAAGGCTTGCCTAGTTTCAGAAGATTCCGGTAGAAAAGAGCAGGAGAGTGAGAAGGCTGTTGTGTGTTCTTCTGTTGGGTCTGGTAATAGTCTTGATGGTCCATCTGAAAGTCCTTCGCTTTCTGTTAAAAGAAAGCATTCGGATGTTCAAGATATTGACTGTCATAGTGAA GATGTTGAAGGAGAATCAGGAGATGGAAGAAAAGAAGCAGCTCCATCAAGAACAGGCACTGGTTCAAAGAGAAGCAGGTCGGCGGAAGTACATAATCTGTCTGAAAGG AGACGGCGTGATAGGATTAACGAGAAGATGCGTGCTCTTCAAGAACTCATACCAAACTGCAACAAG GTGGACAAAGCTTCAATGCTAGATGAAGCAATCGAATATCTCAAGTCACTTCAACTTCAAGTACAG ATCATGTCAATGGCTTCTGGTTACTACATGCCACCGGTTATGTTCCCACCGGGTATGGGCCATTACCCGGCTGCTGCAGCAGCAATGGCAATGGGTATGGGAATGCCTTATGCAATGGGCTTACCTGATATGAGCCGTGCCGGTCCCTCGGTTAACCACGGACCACAGTTCCAGGTGCAGGGGATGCAACAACCAGTGGGGATGGCGATTCCACGTGTTTCTGGTGGTGGTTTCTTCACGGGTTCTTCTTCAACGATGGAGATGAATAAGAGTGACAATGGTTCGACTAGAGACTTATCAGGTGGTACAAAAGATGAAACGACGACAGAGAACAACAATGGCTTGAGACCTATAAAGAGAAAACAGACGTCTTCTGATCAGTTTTGTGGATCGTCGTGA
- the BNAANNG25860D gene encoding uncharacterized protein BNAANNG25860D produces MNLPSSTSVTSASDPDTSPENSPETCEGCGIRDSWVTHSARFRCIIRFYCTHCLLRKHPTSFCPSCYAFYDSSPPHHSRRVSCSDCGSYTHIHCADEANSTPYRCPPCRDPDSFSFFRPIIDANGVRCVDKSLSGAFLCAAKISASSMNKAVSFAKCEAERKGKDAAVARKRAREALDDVIKLDEKAKSDVEFSANRDQKPSLSPASTNSYQLKKPKADHPSVK; encoded by the coding sequence atGAATCTTCCGTCGTCGACTTCGGTGACGTCAGCTTCGGATCCGGACACTTCACCGGAAAATTCCCCGGAGACATGCGAAGGCTGCGGCATCCGAGACTCCTGGGTCACACACTCGGCTCGTTTCCGTTGCATCATCCGCTTCTACTGCACGCACTGCCTCCTACGCAAACACCCGACGTCGTTTTGCCCCTCCTGCTACGCCTTCTACGATTCCTCCCCGCCGCACCACTCTCGCCGCGTCTCCTGCTCCGACTGCGGCTCCTACACGCACATCCACTGCGCCGACGAAGCAAACTCCACTCCTTACCGCTGTCCCCCTTGCCGTGACCCTgactccttctccttcttccgCCCTATCATCGACGCCAACGGCGTCCGCTGCGTCGATAAATCCCTCTCGGGAGCGTTCTTATGCGCGGCCAAGATCTCTGCCTCTTCCATGAACAAGGCCGTCAGCTTCGCTAAATGCGAAGCTGAGCGGAAAGGAAAAGACGCTGCCGTAGCGAGGAAGAGAGCACGCGAGGCTCTGGATGACGTCATCAAGCTCGACGAGAAGGCGAAGTCGGACGTTGAGTTCTCCGCGAATCGAGATCAGAAACCAAGTCTGAGTCCTGCATCCACCAATTCATATCAACTCAAGAAACCGAAGGCAGATCACCCTTCAGTTAAGTAA